In a single window of the Veillonella sp. genome:
- a CDS encoding ESPR-type extended signal peptide-containing protein, with protein sequence MNKVFKVVYSKSKGCYVVVPEAAKNNNGKKKVLASVLAGLALVGAGAHLGTPVEAYRSPDGSVNTQNSRIDIAANAKPNNSVGVNSIVVGYQNTTDNEDGTTALGANNQALGNSGLAVGNENYANGGAATAIGAGNEARAAATVALGNKNNANATSAVAIGNYNNQNYTKGSTTTTPKQAGNYSTAVGSYNAALGDNSVSVGAMNTSHVADTVTIGQYNEAKTMGGISIGKNNLTDSANGDRNDTRRNHENSQIAIGRDNEATNLDAIAIGRETKASGSGATVIGARAEASGNNAIAIGQSGEGSPKVIASGVNAIAIGMQSQATGESAIAEGPGSRAAGKYGVALGRTTKANAEAATALGNAAEANIANGVALGSSSVTTTDKGVVGYNPSDPHERKYTRLTGNVQTATTAAVSIGNGSTLTRQLTGLAAGTADTDAVNVAQLKNVGVAVTGNTGSSDFLADGGKLNVIGEGRVSTVAAHDGQKDSKITVSFDDKGMVKAGKNVTVDEKTVDGRTTYTINAADTAAKYDFLTNATANGGKLDGTATATKVESGQTVNYAAGKNLTVKQDIETSLGQQTYTYSLNKDLKEITSITNNGGPTMHFGGDNISITGGNLDLGDNNITNLKSGGDVINNAANIGDVIRISKANDLHVAPTAGTNNNVAEYTVDANKKVTLTYQDGNGKTVNGPKAVIDLSGLKTGDMSSFNVKSSATEGKVAQGSAGVQEIKDGKTVEMQAGKNMTIKQTNKDGNAQVEFALDKNVDLTPDGSLKIGDTNITDNGLTINGGPSITKTGINAGDLNITNVKAGVNDNDAVNVSQLKQVRADERHIKPGEYAVDNNGKVTMTYLDGNNKDVPNETAVITGIAKQDLSNINNGGKTVIKNLAKEAIDMENGKNTTASHRDVNGVKTFKVDVEGDLTDITSITNKDGDGKVVFGGNQTVNVAGDHNINLNAKVGDITGLTNVTLDAPDFAKKGRAATEEQLSIVNNGFNNTVGLTGNTGATELQKLNKQGGLSFGVVGANNGEYIKTTASGSNVVADLSDNAKNKLNSTVVVEGKNAAKVTSNVIQNADGSTKTVYTVDVNNVKPTAASTEKVQAKADVAGSSDKNIAKVSPKAGDQFGEAGATYEVNVSRNDVKDAAREAVTVNNANNSNNPITVTPVQDETNHNTTYQVTFDGDKAAKQIPLTYKANGTNEQKVTLDKGLNFTNGRNTTASVDAEGVVKYDVNKDLVDIHSISNTTNGPKMEFGPNSINVTGGPINMGDLNITNLKSGGDVNNNAANIGDVKRISKANDLHIAPTSSDRQGETTTSYAYDAASKSVTLKYNDGNGANQAGTVAKIDLSGLADQIKDGYSFSTDAKGNVVGNHAVTAVGNGKTVSYAAGDNLTVKQDIDAATGEHTYTYALSNNIDLTPNGSLKIGDTILNNGGLTITGGPSVTKTGINAGNLNITNVKAGVNDTDAVNVKQLKDARTVVTSNDNSVTVNKTENGNQVTYDLHVAPGAAQSVWNVKSTGNTTADSATTAKTITDGKTVEMAAGKNLTVKQSNTEDGAKVEFGLAGDLTNIKTIKNEGPATFTIGGNEFKFDGGNVNMGDNNITNLKSGGDVINNAANIGDVNRISKANDIHIKDKTYTVNADKTVTLEYVDGNDNAVSKTAKIDLSNLPTGDKAAVESVVKKSAAAGDTNIADITVADGKQTGDANAKYEVNVSRNAVKDAAREAVTVNNANNSNNPITVTPVQDEANHNTTYQVTFDGDKAAKQIPLTYKANGSNDQKVTLDKGLNFTNGSNTTASVAADGVVKYDLNNNVNLTPSGSLTIGDTVVNNGGLTISGGPSITKTGINAGDLNITNVKAGVNDTDAVNVKQLKDSRTVVTSNDNSVTINKTENGNQVTYDLHVAPGAAQSTWNVKSSGNTTADSETAAKTISDGKTVEMVAGKNLTVKQTSNNDGAKVEYALSDDIKVGNDGKDGKDGVDGKIGVNGKDGSAVVINGKDGSIGLNGKDGKDGLTIKGANGQDGVDGKNGTNGITRIVYEDKNNNTHEVATTDDGLKFTGNNTDVVNKNKLNSLVKVQGEGVDKTTSASFKSASGNINVKADGTDTLEVQLNKDLKNITSIKNDGPATFTIGGNEFKFDGGNVNMGDNNITNLKSGGDVIDNAANIGDVTRISKANDLHIAPTQSNRAGETTTSYSYDAADKSVTLKYNDGNGANQAGTIAKIDLSGLADQIKDGYSFSTDAKGNVVGNHAVTAVGNGKTVSYAAGDNLTITQNIDNATGEQTYTYALSNDIKVGKDGKDGVDGKIGVNGKDGSAVVINGKDGSIGLNGKDGKDGLTMKAKDGQPGVNGKDGITRIVYEDNSKNTHEVATLDDGMKYAGDDAQGADKSKVIAKKLNETMDVVGGADKSKLTDNNIGVNNVDGKLKVQLSKEVNLTPSGSLTIGDTKITDGGLVINNGPSITKGGINAGNLNITNVKAGVNDTDAVNVKQLKSAKTEVEAGDNVTVTSREGDNGQTIYKVSATGVNLGDAELNYTANGGAKQKVKLSEGLNFVDGNYTKASVDANGVVKYDVTLGKVKDGEDGKPGVDGDNGIATVKTVVDTINNSGWKGDVTGNTVGNHTATIVKPGTTVNFGAGKNLTVEQIVDKVTGNHTYNYALSDDIKVGNDGKDGKPGVDGKIGVNGKDGSAVVINGKDGSIGLNGKDGKDGLTIRGANGQDGVNGTNGTNGITRIVYEDSNNNKHEVATTDDGLKFTGNNESVVNKNKLNSTVKVKGEGVTEEQEKTFESAAGNIAVTADGHDTLNIRLNKNIKGIDSIQTKEIHLGTPDNYTTIKKDGDRIKYGDKTFANTDDIWTIQANGTDVPANGGKVNVKGVDGITVSKSANGEMTISGAGLGTMSSFNVKSSGNTTSDSETAAKKITDGKTVEFSGGKNLTVKQTSDENGAKVEYALSNNVNLTNEGSLTVGDTKITDGGLVINNGPSVTKDGINAGNKQITNVQDGVNDTDAVNVRQLKEAKTNLTDGQNTKVTGDGSKNNPYKVNVEGDLNKITSITNKEGDGKLEFKGDQVVNVAGDNTIKLDGKTGDITGLTNKTLDSADFATKGRAATEEQLKLVQQEAAKKSTEKVQAKADANNIAKVAPKAGDTFGAAGATYEVSVDKNDVKDAAREAVTVTGDNKAITVDVQPNATNHTTNYQVNFNGKEAAKQIPLTYKENGGNARTVMLSEGLDFSNGVNTTAHTDANGKVSFDVKGDLTNITSISNNSNGPKVSFGGDTVNITGGNLNMGGNKITNVQKGTNDTDAVNVKQLKDSRTTLTSDDHSVVLKKTESADGGLNYDLSVKGAVDPRVDQLNEEIGRVGAQGAALSALKPMQYDPLEPTQIMAGYGNYRGNSAIAVGVAHYKNESTMFHGGLSWAGGSSHMMANAGVTWKVGNRDAEAAVADRYRKGPISSAYAVQTEMAAMKAQNAGLKGEVSDLKYENEQIKAQNAGLQSEVEVLKAQMAAMMAKMGM encoded by the coding sequence ATGAATAAGGTTTTTAAAGTCGTTTATAGCAAATCTAAAGGCTGCTACGTAGTAGTACCTGAAGCTGCGAAAAACAATAACGGCAAGAAAAAAGTATTAGCTAGTGTATTGGCTGGCTTGGCACTTGTTGGTGCAGGCGCTCATTTGGGTACTCCTGTTGAAGCGTACAGAAGTCCAGATGGCAGTGTAAATACACAAAATAGCCGTATCGATATCGCGGCTAACGCTAAACCAAATAACAGTGTTGGCGTTAACTCCATTGTTGTAGGTTACCAAAATACAACTGATAATGAAGATGGTACTACAGCTTTGGGTGCTAATAACCAAGCTCTAGGTAATTCTGGTTTAGCTGTAGGTAATGAAAACTATGCTAATGGTGGTGCAGCTACAGCGATTGGTGCAGGTAACGAAGCGCGTGCTGCTGCAACTGTAGCATTAGGTAATAAAAATAATGCTAATGCAACATCTGCTGTTGCTATTGGTAACTATAATAACCAAAACTACACAAAAGGCTCTACAACAACAACACCTAAACAAGCAGGTAACTACTCTACAGCAGTAGGTTCTTACAATGCAGCTTTGGGTGATAATTCTGTTTCTGTTGGTGCTATGAATACATCCCATGTAGCTGATACAGTGACTATTGGTCAATATAATGAAGCTAAAACTATGGGTGGTATCTCCATTGGTAAAAATAACTTAACTGACTCTGCAAATGGTGACCGTAACGATACACGTAGAAATCATGAGAACTCCCAAATTGCTATCGGTCGTGATAATGAAGCAACTAATTTAGATGCAATCGCTATCGGTCGTGAAACTAAAGCATCTGGATCTGGTGCTACTGTAATCGGTGCTCGTGCAGAGGCTTCTGGCAATAATGCTATTGCAATTGGTCAAAGTGGCGAAGGTTCCCCTAAAGTTATTGCATCTGGTGTAAACGCTATTGCTATCGGTATGCAATCTCAAGCAACTGGTGAATCTGCTATCGCTGAAGGTCCTGGCTCTCGTGCAGCTGGCAAATATGGCGTTGCATTAGGTCGTACAACTAAAGCAAATGCTGAGGCTGCTACAGCTTTAGGTAATGCTGCTGAAGCTAATATTGCTAATGGTGTAGCTCTTGGTTCTTCTTCTGTTACAACAACAGATAAAGGTGTTGTAGGTTATAACCCATCTGATCCTCATGAACGTAAATATACTCGTTTGACTGGCAACGTACAAACAGCTACTACAGCTGCTGTATCTATCGGTAATGGTAGCACTTTGACTCGTCAATTGACTGGTCTTGCTGCAGGTACTGCAGACACTGATGCTGTTAACGTGGCTCAATTGAAAAACGTTGGTGTTGCTGTGACTGGTAATACTGGTTCCAGTGATTTCTTGGCTGATGGCGGTAAATTAAACGTGATTGGCGAAGGTCGTGTATCTACTGTAGCGGCTCATGATGGTCAAAAAGATTCCAAAATCACTGTAAGCTTTGATGACAAAGGCATGGTGAAAGCTGGTAAAAATGTTACAGTTGATGAAAAAACTGTAGATGGTCGTACTACTTACACAATCAACGCTGCTGACACAGCAGCTAAATATGACTTCTTAACAAACGCTACAGCGAACGGTGGTAAATTAGATGGTACTGCTACAGCAACTAAAGTTGAAAGCGGTCAAACTGTTAACTACGCAGCTGGTAAGAACTTAACAGTTAAACAAGATATTGAAACATCTCTTGGCCAACAAACATACACATATTCCTTGAACAAGGATCTTAAAGAAATTACATCCATCACTAACAATGGTGGCCCTACAATGCACTTTGGTGGTGACAATATCAGCATCACTGGTGGCAACCTAGATCTTGGTGATAACAACATCACTAACCTTAAATCTGGTGGCGATGTAATCAACAATGCTGCTAACATTGGCGACGTTATCCGTATTTCTAAAGCGAATGACTTGCACGTAGCTCCTACAGCAGGCACTAATAACAATGTGGCTGAATACACTGTAGATGCTAACAAAAAAGTTACATTAACTTACCAAGATGGTAATGGTAAAACTGTAAATGGCCCTAAAGCAGTTATCGACTTGAGCGGATTGAAAACTGGTGATATGAGCTCCTTCAACGTTAAATCTTCTGCTACAGAAGGTAAAGTTGCACAAGGTTCCGCTGGCGTTCAAGAAATCAAAGACGGCAAAACTGTTGAAATGCAAGCCGGCAAAAACATGACCATCAAACAAACCAACAAAGATGGTAATGCACAAGTAGAATTTGCATTAGATAAAAATGTTGATTTGACTCCAGATGGTTCTTTAAAAATCGGTGATACAAACATTACAGATAATGGTTTGACTATCAACGGTGGTCCATCCATTACAAAAACTGGTATCAACGCTGGCGATTTGAATATTACAAATGTAAAAGCTGGTGTAAACGATAATGATGCTGTTAATGTTAGCCAATTGAAACAAGTTCGTGCTGACGAACGTCATATCAAACCAGGTGAATACGCAGTTGATAACAACGGCAAAGTAACAATGACTTACCTTGATGGTAACAACAAAGACGTTCCTAACGAAACTGCTGTTATCACAGGTATTGCTAAACAAGATCTTTCCAATATCAACAATGGTGGTAAGACTGTAATTAAAAACCTTGCTAAAGAAGCTATCGACATGGAAAACGGTAAGAACACAACTGCTTCTCACCGTGACGTGAATGGCGTTAAAACTTTCAAAGTAGACGTTGAAGGTGATTTAACTGACATTACATCCATCACAAACAAAGATGGCGACGGCAAAGTTGTATTCGGTGGTAACCAAACTGTAAACGTAGCAGGCGATCACAACATTAACTTGAATGCTAAAGTTGGTGACATCACTGGTTTAACTAACGTAACTTTGGATGCTCCTGACTTCGCTAAAAAAGGTCGTGCTGCAACTGAAGAACAATTGAGTATCGTTAACAACGGTTTCAATAACACAGTTGGTTTGACTGGTAACACAGGCGCTACTGAATTACAAAAATTGAACAAACAAGGTGGCTTGAGTTTCGGCGTTGTAGGTGCTAACAATGGTGAGTACATTAAAACAACTGCTTCTGGTAGCAATGTAGTAGCTGACTTGTCCGACAACGCTAAAAACAAATTGAACAGCACTGTTGTAGTAGAAGGTAAAAATGCTGCGAAAGTAACAAGCAATGTAATTCAAAATGCAGATGGCAGCACAAAAACTGTATATACTGTAGATGTTAACAACGTAAAACCTACTGCAGCTTCTACTGAAAAAGTACAAGCTAAAGCAGACGTAGCTGGCTCTAGTGACAAAAACATCGCAAAAGTATCCCCTAAAGCAGGCGATCAATTCGGTGAAGCTGGCGCAACTTACGAAGTAAACGTATCCCGTAACGACGTAAAAGACGCAGCTCGTGAAGCAGTGACTGTAAACAATGCAAACAACAGCAACAACCCTATCACTGTTACACCTGTACAAGATGAAACAAACCATAATACTACATATCAAGTAACATTCGATGGCGACAAAGCTGCTAAACAAATTCCTTTGACATACAAAGCGAATGGCACAAACGAACAAAAGGTTACATTGGATAAAGGTTTGAACTTCACAAACGGTAGAAATACAACAGCTTCCGTAGATGCTGAAGGCGTTGTTAAATACGATGTGAACAAAGATTTAGTAGACATCCATTCCATTTCCAACACTACAAATGGTCCAAAAATGGAATTTGGTCCTAACTCCATCAATGTTACTGGTGGCCCTATCAACATGGGTGACCTAAACATCACTAACCTTAAATCTGGTGGCGATGTAAATAACAATGCAGCTAACATTGGCGATGTAAAACGTATTTCTAAAGCTAACGACTTGCACATTGCTCCAACATCCTCTGATCGTCAAGGTGAAACTACTACATCTTACGCTTACGATGCAGCAAGCAAATCCGTAACATTGAAATACAATGATGGTAACGGTGCTAACCAAGCTGGTACAGTTGCGAAAATCGACTTGTCCGGTTTGGCTGATCAAATCAAAGATGGTTACTCCTTCTCCACTGACGCTAAAGGCAATGTAGTTGGTAACCACGCTGTTACAGCTGTTGGCAATGGTAAAACTGTTTCCTATGCTGCAGGCGATAACTTGACTGTAAAACAAGATATCGATGCTGCAACTGGCGAACACACTTACACATATGCATTGTCCAACAACATCGACTTGACTCCAAATGGTTCCTTGAAAATTGGCGACACTATTCTTAATAATGGTGGCTTAACAATTACAGGTGGCCCATCCGTTACTAAAACTGGTATCAACGCTGGTAACTTAAACATTACTAATGTGAAAGCTGGTGTAAACGATACTGACGCAGTTAACGTAAAACAATTGAAAGATGCTCGTACAGTAGTAACTTCTAACGATAACTCCGTAACAGTTAACAAAACTGAAAACGGCAACCAAGTTACTTATGACTTGCATGTAGCTCCAGGTGCTGCACAATCCGTATGGAATGTAAAATCCACTGGTAATACAACTGCTGATTCCGCAACAACTGCAAAAACTATCACTGATGGTAAAACAGTTGAAATGGCAGCAGGTAAAAACTTGACTGTAAAACAATCTAACACTGAAGACGGCGCTAAAGTTGAATTCGGTTTAGCTGGTGACTTGACTAACATCAAGACTATTAAAAACGAAGGCCCTGCTACTTTCACAATCGGCGGCAACGAATTCAAATTCGATGGCGGTAATGTGAATATGGGCGATAACAACATCACTAACCTTAAATCTGGTGGCGATGTTATCAACAACGCAGCAAACATTGGCGACGTTAACCGTATCTCCAAAGCTAACGACATTCATATCAAAGACAAAACATACACAGTGAACGCTGATAAAACAGTTACATTGGAATATGTTGATGGCAATGATAATGCAGTAAGCAAAACAGCTAAGATCGACTTGAGCAACTTGCCTACAGGCGATAAAGCTGCTGTTGAAAGCGTAGTTAAAAAATCTGCTGCAGCAGGCGACACTAACATTGCTGACATTACTGTAGCTGACGGTAAACAAACTGGTGATGCAAACGCTAAATACGAAGTGAATGTTTCCCGTAATGCTGTTAAAGACGCAGCTCGTGAAGCAGTGACTGTAAACAATGCAAACAATAGCAATAACCCAATCACTGTTACACCTGTACAAGACGAAGCAAACCACAACACAACTTACCAAGTAACATTCGATGGCGATAAAGCTGCTAAACAAATTCCTTTGACATATAAAGCGAATGGCTCTAATGACCAAAAAGTTACATTGGATAAAGGTTTGAACTTCACAAATGGTTCCAACACAACAGCTTCCGTAGCTGCTGATGGCGTAGTTAAATACGATCTTAACAACAACGTAAACTTGACTCCATCTGGTTCCTTAACTATTGGTGATACTGTTGTTAACAACGGTGGCTTGACTATCTCTGGTGGTCCATCCATTACTAAAACTGGTATCAACGCTGGTGACTTGAACATTACTAATGTAAAAGCAGGCGTAAACGATACTGATGCAGTTAACGTTAAACAGTTGAAAGACTCCCGTACAGTAGTAACTTCTAACGATAACTCTGTAACAATTAATAAAACAGAAAACGGTAACCAAGTTACTTACGACTTGCATGTAGCTCCAGGTGCTGCACAATCCACATGGAATGTGAAATCCTCTGGTAATACAACTGCTGATTCCGAAACAGCTGCAAAAACTATCTCTGATGGTAAAACAGTTGAAATGGTAGCAGGTAAAAACTTGACTGTTAAACAAACTAGCAACAATGACGGCGCTAAAGTTGAATACGCATTGTCCGATGACATCAAAGTTGGTAACGACGGTAAAGATGGCAAAGACGGCGTTGACGGCAAAATCGGCGTAAACGGTAAAGACGGCTCTGCTGTTGTGATCAACGGTAAAGACGGTTCTATCGGCTTGAATGGTAAAGACGGTAAAGATGGTCTTACTATTAAAGGCGCTAACGGTCAAGACGGCGTAGACGGTAAAAATGGTACTAACGGTATCACTCGTATCGTATACGAAGACAAAAACAACAATACACACGAAGTGGCTACTACTGATGACGGCTTGAAATTCACTGGTAATAACACTGACGTTGTAAACAAAAACAAATTGAACAGCCTTGTTAAAGTTCAAGGTGAAGGCGTAGATAAAACAACTTCTGCATCCTTCAAGAGCGCTTCTGGTAACATCAACGTAAAAGCTGATGGTACTGATACTCTCGAAGTTCAATTGAACAAAGATTTGAAAAACATCACTTCCATTAAAAACGATGGCCCTGCTACTTTCACAATCGGCGGCAACGAATTCAAATTCGATGGCGGCAACGTGAACATGGGCGACAACAACATCACTAACCTTAAATCTGGCGGCGATGTAATCGATAACGCAGCTAACATTGGCGACGTAACTCGTATTTCCAAAGCTAACGACTTACACATTGCACCAACTCAATCCAACCGTGCAGGTGAAACTACTACATCTTACTCTTATGATGCAGCAGACAAATCCGTTACATTGAAATACAACGATGGCAATGGTGCTAACCAAGCTGGTACAATCGCGAAAATCGACTTGTCTGGTTTGGCAGATCAAATTAAAGATGGCTACTCCTTCTCCACAGATGCGAAAGGCAATGTAGTTGGTAACCACGCTGTAACAGCAGTAGGCAACGGTAAAACTGTATCCTACGCAGCAGGCGATAATTTGACAATTACTCAAAATATCGATAATGCAACTGGTGAACAAACTTATACATATGCATTGTCTAATGACATCAAAGTTGGTAAAGATGGCAAAGACGGTGTTGATGGTAAAATCGGCGTAAACGGTAAAGATGGTTCCGCTGTTGTAATCAACGGTAAAGATGGTTCCATCGGCTTAAATGGTAAAGACGGTAAAGATGGTCTTACTATGAAAGCTAAAGATGGTCAACCTGGTGTAAACGGTAAAGATGGTATCACTCGTATCGTATACGAAGATAACAGCAAGAATACACACGAAGTGGCTACATTGGATGATGGCATGAAATATGCTGGTGACGATGCACAAGGTGCTGATAAATCCAAAGTTATCGCTAAGAAATTGAACGAAACTATGGACGTTGTTGGTGGTGCAGATAAGTCCAAATTGACTGACAACAACATCGGCGTGAACAACGTAGATGGCAAGTTGAAAGTTCAATTGTCCAAAGAAGTTAACTTGACTCCATCTGGTTCCTTAACAATTGGTGATACTAAGATCACTGATGGTGGTTTAGTAATCAACAATGGTCCTTCCATCACTAAAGGTGGCATTAATGCTGGTAACTTGAACATTACTAATGTGAAAGCTGGCGTAAATGACACTGATGCAGTTAACGTAAAACAATTGAAATCTGCTAAAACTGAAGTTGAAGCTGGTGACAACGTAACTGTAACATCTCGTGAAGGCGATAATGGCCAAACAATCTACAAAGTAAGCGCAACAGGTGTTAACCTTGGCGATGCTGAACTTAACTACACAGCTAACGGCGGTGCTAAACAAAAAGTTAAATTGTCTGAAGGCTTGAACTTCGTTGACGGCAACTACACTAAAGCTTCCGTTGATGCAAACGGTGTTGTTAAATACGACGTAACACTTGGTAAAGTGAAAGACGGCGAAGATGGCAAACCAGGCGTAGATGGTGACAATGGTATCGCAACAGTTAAAACTGTAGTAGATACAATCAACAACTCCGGTTGGAAAGGTGATGTTACTGGTAACACAGTAGGTAATCACACTGCTACAATCGTTAAACCTGGCACAACTGTAAACTTTGGTGCTGGTAAAAACTTAACTGTTGAACAAATCGTTGATAAAGTAACTGGCAACCACACTTATAACTATGCATTGTCCGACGATATCAAAGTTGGTAATGACGGTAAAGATGGTAAACCAGGTGTTGACGGTAAGATCGGTGTAAACGGTAAAGACGGTTCTGCTGTTGTAATTAACGGTAAAGACGGCTCTATCGGCTTGAATGGTAAAGACGGTAAAGATGGTCTTACTATCCGTGGTGCTAACGGTCAAGACGGTGTAAATGGTACAAACGGTACTAATGGTATCACTCGTATCGTATACGAAGATAGCAACAACAACAAACACGAAGTGGCTACTACTGATGACGGCTTGAAATTCACTGGTAATAACGAAAGCGTTGTAAACAAAAACAAACTTAACTCCACAGTTAAAGTTAAAGGTGAAGGCGTTACTGAAGAGCAAGAAAAAACATTCGAATCTGCTGCAGGTAACATCGCTGTAACTGCTGATGGTCACGATACTTTGAACATTCGCTTGAATAAAAACATCAAAGGTATCGACTCTATCCAAACTAAGGAAATCCACTTAGGTACACCTGATAATTACACAACAATTAAGAAAGATGGGGACCGCATTAAATACGGCGACAAAACATTTGCTAACACTGACGATATCTGGACAATCCAAGCTAACGGCACAGATGTTCCAGCTAACGGCGGTAAAGTAAATGTTAAAGGTGTTGACGGTATCACAGTATCCAAATCTGCTAATGGCGAAATGACAATTAGCGGTGCTGGCCTTGGTACAATGAGTAGCTTCAACGTTAAATCCTCTGGTAATACTACTTCTGATTCTGAAACAGCAGCTAAGAAAATTACTGATGGTAAAACTGTTGAATTCTCCGGCGGTAAAAACCTTACTGTAAAACAAACTAGCGACGAAAACGGCGCTAAAGTAGAATATGCATTGAGCAACAATGTAAATCTTACTAACGAAGGTTCCTTAACAGTTGGCGATACTAAGATCACTGATGGTGGTTTAGTAATCAACAATGGCCCATCCGTAACTAAAGACGGTATCAACGCTGGTAATAAACAAATTACTAACGTTCAAGACGGTGTAAACGATACTGATGCGGTTAACGTACGTCAATTGAAAGAAGCTAAAACTAACCTTACTGACGGTCAAAACACTAAAGTGACTGGCGATGGTTCTAAAAACAACCCTTATAAAGTTAATGTTGAAGGCGATTTGAACAAAATCACTTCCATCACTAACAAAGAAGGCGACGGTAAATTAGAATTCAAAGGTGACCAAGTAGTTAACGTAGCTGGCGACAACACAATCAAGCTTGATGGTAAAACTGGTGACATCACTGGCTTAACTAACAAAACTCTTGATTCTGCTGACTTCGCAACTAAAGGTCGTGCAGCAACTGAAGAACAATTGAAACTTGTTCAACAAGAAGCAGCTAAAAAATCTACTGAAAAAGTACAAGCTAAAGCTGATGCTAATAACATCGCTAAAGTAGCTCCTAAAGCTGGCGATACATTCGGTGCAGCTGGTGCAACATACGAAGTATCTGTAGATAAAAACGACGTGAAAGACGCAGCTCGTGAAGCAGTTACTGTAACAGGTGACAACAAAGCGATCACTGTAGATGTTCAACCAAATGCTACTAACCATACAACTAACTACCAAGTTAACTTCAATGGTAAGGAAGCAGCTAAACAAATTCCATTGACTTACAAAGAAAATGGTGGCAACGCTAGAACAGTAATGTTATCTGAAGGTTTAGACTTCTCCAACGGCGTGAATACTACTGCTCACACTGATGCGAACGGTAAAGTATCCTTCGACGTGAAAGGCGACCTCACTAACATCACTTCCATTTCCAACAACTCCAATGGTCCTAAAGTATCCTTCGGTGGCGATACTGTAAATATCACTGGTGGCAACCTCAACATGGGTGGTAACAAAATCACTAATGTTCAAAAAGGCACTAATGATACAGATGCAGTAAACGTTAAACAATTGAAAGATTCCCGTACTACATTGACATCTGATGATCATTCCGTAGTATTGAAGAAAACTGAATCTGCTGATGGCGGCTTGAACTATGACCTTTCCGTAAAAGGCGCAGTTGACCCACGCGTTGATCAATTGAACGAAGAAATCGGCCGTGTAGGCGCTCAAGGTGCAGCATTGTCCGCATTGAAACCTATGCAATACGATCCATTGGAACCAACTCAAATCATGGCTGGTTATGGTAACTACCGTGGTAATTCCGCGATTGCAGTGGGCGTAGCTCATTACAAAAACGAATCCACAATGTTCCATGGTGGCTTGTCCTGGGCTGGCGGCTCTAGCCATATGATGGCAAACGCTGGTGTAACTTGGAAAGTTGGTAATAGAGATGCTGAAGCAGCTGTAGCAGACCGCTACCGCAAAGGCCCTATCAGTTCTGCATACGCAGTTCAAACTGAAATGGCTGCAATGAAAGCTCAAAATGCCGGATTAAAAGGTGAAGTATCCGACTTGAAATATGAAAACGAACAAATTAAAGCTCAAAACGCTGGTCTACAAAGTGAAGTAGAAGTATTGAAAGCTCAAATGGCTGCAATGATGGCGAAAATGGGTATGTAA